One window of Catonella massiliensis genomic DNA carries:
- a CDS encoding peptidase U32 family protein, with product MNKKKEIEILAPAGSVERMRAAFAGGADACYIGGKSFGARAFADNPEEKELVEAIHYAHLHDKKLYMTINTLIKENEMKGLYNYVLPYYKAGIDAILVQDFGVLKFLRESFPDLALHASTQMTVCDTGATRLLKQYGVERLVLSRELSLKEVEAFRDDDIEIECFVHGALCVCYSGQCLMSVMNGGRSGNRGSCAGPCRMSYNLYEGENSSGISPGKSLETKPYLLSPKDICALDLIPDMVEAGIDSFKIEGRMKRPEYAALTAYLYRKWTDVYLNDGREEFDSTQAVRERNEDVEKLSDIYNRGSFTKGYLVNHNGLEMMANTRPNHNGVLVGRVINVIASGRKNVMLISAEKDLNAHDVVEIRSDNRPTEPVYEFTLKDGKKKGESFEANFTKGLPVKAGLCVYRTKNEVLLNDINDNIILKPIKKRIKASFYAEADNELILTLYTDDTSISVNGAICMKAENRPVDEERVCSSLLKMGDTEFTLKREDIDVNLVGDVFFPMSALNELRRTACEALEAEIVGKCMKNKMKPDTEAHSVIPKPDFNPFYEVVVSDLKQLKTVLEVTRPYKDRTEIIINTELFGLADIKKGLDEAENEGRMLYLRLPEIFRRNNKEKYQRFFAKGNTGFDLLFRIKGFLVRNLEEISFVKELEKLSSISFDMIGDTNLYAFNSKAVEALSDFGINHYTASLEQSIREAEAVRNNITVSSKLSLVVYGREELMVMTQCQWKNKGACVKELKKGDKRLPDILYIENKKSKSDGKRGKFPIIKDCESCTNYVYQDVPLNLFEKMDEIRELSPDFLRLDFSFETDSEVREVMKLAKFSK from the coding sequence ATGAATAAGAAAAAAGAAATAGAAATACTTGCTCCTGCAGGCTCAGTAGAGAGGATGAGGGCTGCTTTTGCAGGTGGAGCTGATGCCTGCTACATAGGTGGAAAAAGCTTTGGGGCCAGAGCCTTTGCGGATAATCCTGAAGAAAAAGAATTGGTGGAAGCCATTCACTATGCCCATTTGCACGATAAAAAACTATATATGACTATCAATACCCTTATCAAGGAAAATGAGATGAAGGGGCTTTATAACTATGTGCTTCCGTACTATAAGGCGGGTATTGATGCTATTCTTGTGCAGGATTTTGGAGTATTAAAATTTCTTCGTGAAAGCTTTCCTGACCTTGCACTCCACGCCAGCACTCAGATGACTGTCTGTGATACAGGAGCCACAAGGCTTCTTAAACAGTATGGTGTCGAGAGGCTGGTGCTTTCAAGGGAATTATCCCTTAAAGAAGTAGAAGCCTTTAGGGATGACGATATAGAGATAGAGTGCTTTGTACATGGGGCACTCTGTGTCTGTTATTCGGGACAGTGCCTTATGTCCGTTATGAATGGAGGAAGAAGCGGAAACAGAGGAAGCTGTGCAGGACCTTGCCGTATGAGTTACAACCTTTACGAAGGGGAGAATTCATCTGGTATAAGCCCCGGAAAGAGCCTTGAGACTAAGCCATATCTGCTTAGTCCAAAGGATATCTGCGCCCTCGACCTCATTCCTGATATGGTGGAGGCGGGTATAGATTCATTTAAGATAGAGGGTAGGATGAAACGCCCTGAATATGCTGCTCTTACAGCTTATTTATACAGAAAATGGACAGATGTGTACTTAAATGATGGAAGAGAAGAGTTTGATTCTACTCAGGCTGTGCGTGAGAGAAATGAGGATGTAGAAAAGCTCTCTGATATCTACAACAGAGGCAGCTTTACAAAGGGCTATCTGGTTAATCATAACGGCCTTGAGATGATGGCTAACACGAGGCCAAATCACAATGGAGTGCTTGTTGGAAGAGTTATCAATGTGATTGCAAGCGGTAGAAAAAATGTGATGCTAATTAGTGCAGAGAAAGACCTAAACGCACATGATGTGGTGGAAATCAGGTCTGATAATAGGCCTACAGAGCCTGTGTATGAGTTTACTCTTAAGGATGGCAAGAAAAAGGGAGAGAGCTTTGAAGCTAACTTTACGAAGGGCTTGCCTGTTAAGGCAGGGCTTTGTGTGTACAGGACAAAAAACGAAGTACTGCTTAACGATATAAACGATAATATTATCTTAAAACCTATTAAAAAGAGAATTAAAGCAAGCTTTTATGCAGAGGCTGACAACGAGCTTATCCTGACTCTTTATACAGATGATACCAGTATTTCAGTAAACGGAGCCATCTGTATGAAAGCCGAAAACAGGCCTGTGGATGAAGAGAGAGTCTGCTCATCTCTACTAAAGATGGGTGATACTGAATTTACTCTTAAGAGAGAGGATATTGATGTAAATCTCGTGGGAGATGTTTTCTTTCCGATGTCAGCTCTGAACGAGCTTAGAAGAACGGCCTGTGAAGCCCTTGAAGCGGAAATTGTCGGAAAATGTATGAAAAACAAAATGAAGCCTGACACTGAGGCTCATAGTGTGATTCCTAAGCCAGACTTCAATCCTTTTTATGAGGTTGTTGTCTCTGACTTAAAGCAGTTAAAAACTGTATTGGAGGTAACCAGACCTTACAAAGACAGGACAGAGATAATAATAAATACTGAGCTTTTTGGACTTGCAGATATTAAAAAAGGGCTTGATGAGGCAGAAAATGAAGGTAGGATGCTTTATCTTAGGCTTCCTGAGATATTTAGGAGAAATAACAAAGAAAAATATCAGAGATTTTTTGCAAAAGGGAATACAGGGTTTGACCTCCTTTTTAGGATTAAAGGCTTTTTAGTAAGGAACTTAGAAGAAATATCCTTTGTAAAGGAATTGGAGAAACTGTCATCTATATCCTTTGATATGATAGGAGATACCAATTTATATGCCTTTAATTCAAAGGCTGTAGAAGCTCTTTCTGACTTTGGGATTAATCATTATACAGCTTCACTTGAACAAAGCATAAGAGAGGCAGAGGCTGTAAGAAACAATATAACTGTATCCTCAAAGCTCTCTCTGGTGGTATATGGACGAGAAGAGCTTATGGTTATGACTCAGTGCCAATGGAAAAATAAAGGAGCCTGTGTGAAAGAACTTAAAAAAGGTGATAAGAGGCTTCCTGACATTCTTTATATAGAGAATAAGAAGAGCAAGTCTGATGGAAAGAGGGGTAAATTTCCTATAATCAAGGACTGTGAGAGCTGTACCAACTATGTATATCAGGATGTTCCGCTTAACCTATTTGAGAAAATGGATGAGATTAGGGAACTTTCGCCTGACTTTTTAAGGCTCGATTTTTCATTTGAAACGGATTCAGAAGTAAGAGAGGTAATGAAGCTTGCAAAGTTTAGTAAGTGA
- a CDS encoding cell division protein ZapA, producing MNVKNDIKVIINNKQYTISGYESEEYLQKIALFLNSRYAALAKEDGYKHLDEKHKNLMLQINLADEYYKMVEKKEDLEKEIEERNKEIFELKHELISKKEEERGKKRK from the coding sequence ATGAATGTAAAAAATGATATCAAGGTTATTATCAATAATAAACAATATACCATTAGCGGATACGAAAGCGAAGAGTATTTACAAAAAATCGCCCTATTCTTAAACTCAAGATATGCCGCTCTTGCTAAAGAGGATGGGTATAAGCATTTGGATGAGAAGCATAAGAATCTTATGCTGCAGATTAATCTTGCTGATGAATACTACAAAATGGTAGAGAAAAAAGAAGATCTGGAGAAAGAAATAGAGGAGAGAAATAAGGAAATATTTGAACTTAAACATGAACTTATTTCAAAGAAGGAAGAAGAACGAGGAAAAAAACGAAAGTAA